The Hippoglossus hippoglossus isolate fHipHip1 chromosome 2, fHipHip1.pri, whole genome shotgun sequence genome includes a region encoding these proteins:
- the trak2 gene encoding trafficking kinesin-binding protein 2 isoform X2, translating into MFEVKPRAVEKKESSTETDEGLGSSGRHYGSGSVGSGSAGSVYLSDSQDWVVSPSCSPDEGSGQINAISPMLAEETFRYMILSADRVEQMTKTYNDIEVVTHLLAERDRDLELAARIGQSLLQRNHLLQERTEAVEEQLTQALDQVHQLQHELSKKDELLRMVASASEESETDSSVSTPLQQPKQPGGTAAAVALSQLECLQSKLQDLEDENLVLRSEACQLKTETITYEEKEQQLVSDCVKELRESNSQMVSLTDDLSQKNMELLRHQEEIAQLLSQIVELQHRVKELALEKEELRIHLQASKEAQRQLTVELNELAERNVECVEMLHESQEEIRDLRNKNTPSTGMRRHLSYGLYPMDSLAAEIEGTMRRELSVEEETAFEDQRVSQKRVFQTVRSVNTVASRPASATPPIPGSGQSSLVMTAQPFQSNQGEEVRMGQPGSPGGNDLTRALHRLSLRRHNFLSERQFFHAEREKKLQSLAGAEADVEGSCCSSQTGSMHSSYSNLSELSFSSCIFKTFLPEKLQIVKPMEGSLTLHHWQQLAKPHLATILDPHPGVVTKGFRPLTQDAVYRLSDMEEDEEDEEHRGKSVLEKGAAERCKEVEDEEEDDGGITFKVRYTSTPEERKGRKHSVSPLPVPPLSPTMVTSPSLVQSNICLTPALHVTDTSSHSSQPIPTTSTATVQSQSQICTLVSTTASCSVQNPGKCQSSTFSTYTFTTCRILHPSDVTQVTPSSQSSIMANTPSSMRTGPSTPVTPCRLSLGDSFPPRRPPVPTCSLAKLVLERGISAQVSTDTPPSSPKSTHRQPLFRFLPITPANSPSHSPSHSPVPSESRQHPADNFLASRPAELFLQDVYGLNLGRAPHPDLPSPSQNTPAIVPSRRARSDPVNVGLVERLRRLGFTKVLHGSESDASVLRQDSSTFVSAGGGSLLDGLRRNQSLPAMIGARAGKTAGNPKPPLHPTSLALPPPPWGNLKERRRHLPSVFHVPSGSAKR; encoded by the exons TTCTCAGTGCCGATCGTGTGGAGCAGATGACCAAAACTTACAATGACATTGAAGTGGTCACTCACCTTTTGGCCGAG CGGGACAGAGACTTGGAGCTGGCAGCTCGGATCGGCCAGTCACTCCTGCAGAGGAACCACCTGCTGCAGGAACGCACTGAGGCCGTAGAGGAGCAGCTAACACAGGCCCTGGACCAG GTTCATCAGCTGCAGCATGAGCTCAGTAAGAAGGATGAGTTGCTGCGGATGGTGGCCAGTGCCTCGGAGGAGAGCGAGACCGACTCCAGCGTGTCGACTCCTCTGCAACAACCTAAGCAGCCGGGGGGAACAGCCGCTGCAGTTGCACTCAGCCAGCTGGAGTGTCTGCAGAGCAAACTGCAGGACCTGGAGGACGAGAACCTGGTGCTGAGGTCTGAG GCATGTCAACTGAAGACAGAAACTATCACGTatgaggagaaggagcagcagcttgtgagcgACTGTGTCAAGGAGCTCC GTGAGTCCAACAGCCAGATGGTGTCTCTGACAGATGACTTGTCTCAGAAGAACATGGAGCTGCTCAGACACCAGGAGGAGATCGCTCAGCTGCTCTCTCAGAtagtggagctgcagcacagagtgAAGGAG CTGGCGTTGGagaaagaggagctgaggatcCACCTGCAGGCCTCCAAAGAAGCTCAGAGACAGCTCACAGTAGAG CTGAACGAGTTGGCAGAGAGGAACGTCGAGTGCGTCGAGATGCTTCATGAGTCtcaggaggagatcagagatcTTCGCAATAAAAACACGCCCTCTACTGGAATGCGAAGGCACCTGTCTTACGGCCTCTACCCCATG gactcCCTTGCGGCAGAGATCGAGGGCACCATGAGGAGAGAGCTGAGTGTGGAGGAAGAAACTGCCTTCGAGGACCAAAG GGTATCCCAGAAGCGAGTCTTCCAAACAGTCCGCTCCGTCAACACCGTGGCATCGCGGCCAGCTTCAGCCACTCCTCCAATCCCTGGCTCAGGACAGAGCTCTCTGGTGATGACTGCACAGCCTTTCCAGTCCAATCAGGG GGAGGAGGTGCGTATGGGGCAGCCCGGCTCTCCTGGTGGAAACGACCTCACCAGAGCCCTCCACCGTCTGTCGCTGCGGCGACATAACTTCCTGTCTGAGCGTCAGTTCTTCCATGCAGAGCGCGAGAAGAAGCTGCAGTCCCTGGCAGGGGCGGAGGCAGACGTAGagggcagctgctgcagctcacagaCGGGCAGCATGCACTCTTCTTACTCCAACCTGTCAGAGCTCTCATTCAGCTCCTGTATTTTTAAGACCTTCCTCCCTGAGAAGCTTCAGATCGTCAAACCCATGGAAG GTTCACTGACGCTCCATCACTGGCAGCAGCTGGCCAAACCACACCTGGCCACCATCCTGGACCCCCACCCAGGCGTAGTGACGAAGGGTTTCCGGCCGCTGACTCAGGATGCTGTCTACCGCCTgtctgacatggaggaggatgaggaggacgaagagCACAGAGGGAAAAGCGTCCTTGAGAAGGGGGCGGCAGAGCGGTGTAAGgaagtggaggatgaggaggaagacgacgGTGGGATCACCTTCAAGGTGCGCTACACATCTACGCCTGAGGAGAGGAAGGGCAGAAAGCATTCGgtgtctcctcttcctgtcccaCCTCTCTCCCCCACTATGGTGACATCGCCCTCCTTGGTTCAGTCGAACATCTGTCTGACACCTGCACTTCATGTCACTGACACATCCAGCCATTCATCTCAGCCCATTCCAACAACCTCTACAGCAACGGTCCAATCACAGAGTCAGATCTGCACCTTAGTATCAACAACAGCATCTTGCTCTG TCCAAAATCCAGGAAAGTGTCAGAGCTCCACCTTCTCCACCTACACCTTCACGACCTGCCGCATCCTGCACCCCAGTGACGTCACACAGGTCACCCCAAG TTCGCAGTCGTCTATCATGGCCAACACTCCGAGCTCCATGAGGACAGGTCCCAGTACCCCTGTGACCCCCTGCAGGCTGAGCCTGGGTGACTCCTTCCCCCCTCGACGCCCCCCGGTGCCTACCTGCAGCCTGGCCAAGCTGGTCCTGGAGAGGGGCATTTCTGCACAAGTGTCCACTGACACCCCACCTTCATCGCCGAAAAGCACACATAGGCAGCCCCTCTTCCGTTTCCTCCCAATCACGCCAGCCAACTCCCCCTCCCACTCGCCTTCTCACTCTCCTGTGCCCTCAGAATCTCGCCAGCACCCCGCTGACAATTTCCTCGCCTCGCGACCGGCAGAGCTTTTTCTCCAGGACGTTTATGGGCTTAATCTTGGCCGCGCCCCTCATCCCGACCTACCGAGCCCCTCCCAGAACACCCCAGCCATCGTCCCTTCACGCCGAGCCAGGTCCGACCCAGTCAACGTAGGACTGGTGGAGAGGCTGCGGCGGCTGGGATTCACGAAGGTGCTCCACGGCTCTGAGTCCGACGCCTCAGTGCTCCGCCAGGATTCTTCCACTTTTGTGTCGGCGGGCGGAGGGAGCTTATTGGACGGCCTGAGGCGCAACCAAAGCCTCCCAGCCATGATTGGCGCCAGGGCTGGAAAGACAGCTGGTAACCCCAAACCTCCACTTCACCCAACCTCCCTGGCCCTCCCCCCACCACCATGGGGAAACCTTAAAGAGCGGCGTCGGCATCTCCCCTCCGTCTTTCACGTTCCATCAGGTTCAGCCAAGCGCTGA
- the trak2 gene encoding trafficking kinesin-binding protein 2 isoform X4: MPVLNIHNEEAYDNFAVEVLSADRVEQMTKTYNDIEVVTHLLAERDRDLELAARIGQSLLQRNHLLQERTEAVEEQLTQALDQVHQLQHELSKKDELLRMVASASEESETDSSVSTPLQQPKQPGGTAAAVALSQLECLQSKLQDLEDENLVLRSEACQLKTETITYEEKEQQLVSDCVKELRESNSQMVSLTDDLSQKNMELLRHQEEIAQLLSQIVELQHRVKELALEKEELRIHLQASKEAQRQLTVELNELAERNVECVEMLHESQEEIRDLRNKNTPSTGMRRHLSYGLYPMDSLAAEIEGTMRRELSVEEETAFEDQRVSQKRVFQTVRSVNTVASRPASATPPIPGSGQSSLVMTAQPFQSNQGEEVRMGQPGSPGGNDLTRALHRLSLRRHNFLSERQFFHAEREKKLQSLAGAEADVEGSCCSSQTGSMHSSYSNLSELSFSSCIFKTFLPEKLQIVKPMEGSLTLHHWQQLAKPHLATILDPHPGVVTKGFRPLTQDAVYRLSDMEEDEEDEEHRGKSVLEKGAAERCKEVEDEEEDDGGITFKVRYTSTPEERKGRKHSVSPLPVPPLSPTMVTSPSLVQSNICLTPALHVTDTSSHSSQPIPTTSTATVQSQSQICTLVSTTASCSVQNPGKCQSSTFSTYTFTTCRILHPSDVTQVTPSSQSSIMANTPSSMRTGPSTPVTPCRLSLGDSFPPRRPPVPTCSLAKLVLERGISAQVSTDTPPSSPKSTHRQPLFRFLPITPANSPSHSPSHSPVPSESRQHPADNFLASRPAELFLQDVYGLNLGRAPHPDLPSPSQNTPAIVPSRRARSDPVNVGLVERLRRLGFTKVLHGSESDASVLRQDSSTFVSAGGGSLLDGLRRNQSLPAMIGARAGKTAGNPKPPLHPTSLALPPPPWGNLKERRRHLPSVFHVPSGSAKR, translated from the exons TTCTCAGTGCCGATCGTGTGGAGCAGATGACCAAAACTTACAATGACATTGAAGTGGTCACTCACCTTTTGGCCGAG CGGGACAGAGACTTGGAGCTGGCAGCTCGGATCGGCCAGTCACTCCTGCAGAGGAACCACCTGCTGCAGGAACGCACTGAGGCCGTAGAGGAGCAGCTAACACAGGCCCTGGACCAG GTTCATCAGCTGCAGCATGAGCTCAGTAAGAAGGATGAGTTGCTGCGGATGGTGGCCAGTGCCTCGGAGGAGAGCGAGACCGACTCCAGCGTGTCGACTCCTCTGCAACAACCTAAGCAGCCGGGGGGAACAGCCGCTGCAGTTGCACTCAGCCAGCTGGAGTGTCTGCAGAGCAAACTGCAGGACCTGGAGGACGAGAACCTGGTGCTGAGGTCTGAG GCATGTCAACTGAAGACAGAAACTATCACGTatgaggagaaggagcagcagcttgtgagcgACTGTGTCAAGGAGCTCC GTGAGTCCAACAGCCAGATGGTGTCTCTGACAGATGACTTGTCTCAGAAGAACATGGAGCTGCTCAGACACCAGGAGGAGATCGCTCAGCTGCTCTCTCAGAtagtggagctgcagcacagagtgAAGGAG CTGGCGTTGGagaaagaggagctgaggatcCACCTGCAGGCCTCCAAAGAAGCTCAGAGACAGCTCACAGTAGAG CTGAACGAGTTGGCAGAGAGGAACGTCGAGTGCGTCGAGATGCTTCATGAGTCtcaggaggagatcagagatcTTCGCAATAAAAACACGCCCTCTACTGGAATGCGAAGGCACCTGTCTTACGGCCTCTACCCCATG gactcCCTTGCGGCAGAGATCGAGGGCACCATGAGGAGAGAGCTGAGTGTGGAGGAAGAAACTGCCTTCGAGGACCAAAG GGTATCCCAGAAGCGAGTCTTCCAAACAGTCCGCTCCGTCAACACCGTGGCATCGCGGCCAGCTTCAGCCACTCCTCCAATCCCTGGCTCAGGACAGAGCTCTCTGGTGATGACTGCACAGCCTTTCCAGTCCAATCAGGG GGAGGAGGTGCGTATGGGGCAGCCCGGCTCTCCTGGTGGAAACGACCTCACCAGAGCCCTCCACCGTCTGTCGCTGCGGCGACATAACTTCCTGTCTGAGCGTCAGTTCTTCCATGCAGAGCGCGAGAAGAAGCTGCAGTCCCTGGCAGGGGCGGAGGCAGACGTAGagggcagctgctgcagctcacagaCGGGCAGCATGCACTCTTCTTACTCCAACCTGTCAGAGCTCTCATTCAGCTCCTGTATTTTTAAGACCTTCCTCCCTGAGAAGCTTCAGATCGTCAAACCCATGGAAG GTTCACTGACGCTCCATCACTGGCAGCAGCTGGCCAAACCACACCTGGCCACCATCCTGGACCCCCACCCAGGCGTAGTGACGAAGGGTTTCCGGCCGCTGACTCAGGATGCTGTCTACCGCCTgtctgacatggaggaggatgaggaggacgaagagCACAGAGGGAAAAGCGTCCTTGAGAAGGGGGCGGCAGAGCGGTGTAAGgaagtggaggatgaggaggaagacgacgGTGGGATCACCTTCAAGGTGCGCTACACATCTACGCCTGAGGAGAGGAAGGGCAGAAAGCATTCGgtgtctcctcttcctgtcccaCCTCTCTCCCCCACTATGGTGACATCGCCCTCCTTGGTTCAGTCGAACATCTGTCTGACACCTGCACTTCATGTCACTGACACATCCAGCCATTCATCTCAGCCCATTCCAACAACCTCTACAGCAACGGTCCAATCACAGAGTCAGATCTGCACCTTAGTATCAACAACAGCATCTTGCTCTG TCCAAAATCCAGGAAAGTGTCAGAGCTCCACCTTCTCCACCTACACCTTCACGACCTGCCGCATCCTGCACCCCAGTGACGTCACACAGGTCACCCCAAG TTCGCAGTCGTCTATCATGGCCAACACTCCGAGCTCCATGAGGACAGGTCCCAGTACCCCTGTGACCCCCTGCAGGCTGAGCCTGGGTGACTCCTTCCCCCCTCGACGCCCCCCGGTGCCTACCTGCAGCCTGGCCAAGCTGGTCCTGGAGAGGGGCATTTCTGCACAAGTGTCCACTGACACCCCACCTTCATCGCCGAAAAGCACACATAGGCAGCCCCTCTTCCGTTTCCTCCCAATCACGCCAGCCAACTCCCCCTCCCACTCGCCTTCTCACTCTCCTGTGCCCTCAGAATCTCGCCAGCACCCCGCTGACAATTTCCTCGCCTCGCGACCGGCAGAGCTTTTTCTCCAGGACGTTTATGGGCTTAATCTTGGCCGCGCCCCTCATCCCGACCTACCGAGCCCCTCCCAGAACACCCCAGCCATCGTCCCTTCACGCCGAGCCAGGTCCGACCCAGTCAACGTAGGACTGGTGGAGAGGCTGCGGCGGCTGGGATTCACGAAGGTGCTCCACGGCTCTGAGTCCGACGCCTCAGTGCTCCGCCAGGATTCTTCCACTTTTGTGTCGGCGGGCGGAGGGAGCTTATTGGACGGCCTGAGGCGCAACCAAAGCCTCCCAGCCATGATTGGCGCCAGGGCTGGAAAGACAGCTGGTAACCCCAAACCTCCACTTCACCCAACCTCCCTGGCCCTCCCCCCACCACCATGGGGAAACCTTAAAGAGCGGCGTCGGCATCTCCCCTCCGTCTTTCACGTTCCATCAGGTTCAGCCAAGCGCTGA
- the trak2 gene encoding trafficking kinesin-binding protein 2 isoform X6 — MTKTYNDIEVVTHLLAERDRDLELAARIGQSLLQRNHLLQERTEAVEEQLTQALDQVHQLQHELSKKDELLRMVASASEESETDSSVSTPLQQPKQPGGTAAAVALSQLECLQSKLQDLEDENLVLRSEACQLKTETITYEEKEQQLVSDCVKELRESNSQMVSLTDDLSQKNMELLRHQEEIAQLLSQIVELQHRVKELALEKEELRIHLQASKEAQRQLTVELNELAERNVECVEMLHESQEEIRDLRNKNTPSTGMRRHLSYGLYPMDSLAAEIEGTMRRELSVEEETAFEDQRVSQKRVFQTVRSVNTVASRPASATPPIPGSGQSSLVMTAQPFQSNQGEEVRMGQPGSPGGNDLTRALHRLSLRRHNFLSERQFFHAEREKKLQSLAGAEADVEGSCCSSQTGSMHSSYSNLSELSFSSCIFKTFLPEKLQIVKPMEGSLTLHHWQQLAKPHLATILDPHPGVVTKGFRPLTQDAVYRLSDMEEDEEDEEHRGKSVLEKGAAERCKEVEDEEEDDGGITFKVRYTSTPEERKGRKHSVSPLPVPPLSPTMVTSPSLVQSNICLTPALHVTDTSSHSSQPIPTTSTATVQSQSQICTLVSTTASCSVQNPGKCQSSTFSTYTFTTCRILHPSDVTQVTPSSQSSIMANTPSSMRTGPSTPVTPCRLSLGDSFPPRRPPVPTCSLAKLVLERGISAQVSTDTPPSSPKSTHRQPLFRFLPITPANSPSHSPSHSPVPSESRQHPADNFLASRPAELFLQDVYGLNLGRAPHPDLPSPSQNTPAIVPSRRARSDPVNVGLVERLRRLGFTKVLHGSESDASVLRQDSSTFVSAGGGSLLDGLRRNQSLPAMIGARAGKTAGNPKPPLHPTSLALPPPPWGNLKERRRHLPSVFHVPSGSAKR, encoded by the exons ATGACCAAAACTTACAATGACATTGAAGTGGTCACTCACCTTTTGGCCGAG CGGGACAGAGACTTGGAGCTGGCAGCTCGGATCGGCCAGTCACTCCTGCAGAGGAACCACCTGCTGCAGGAACGCACTGAGGCCGTAGAGGAGCAGCTAACACAGGCCCTGGACCAG GTTCATCAGCTGCAGCATGAGCTCAGTAAGAAGGATGAGTTGCTGCGGATGGTGGCCAGTGCCTCGGAGGAGAGCGAGACCGACTCCAGCGTGTCGACTCCTCTGCAACAACCTAAGCAGCCGGGGGGAACAGCCGCTGCAGTTGCACTCAGCCAGCTGGAGTGTCTGCAGAGCAAACTGCAGGACCTGGAGGACGAGAACCTGGTGCTGAGGTCTGAG GCATGTCAACTGAAGACAGAAACTATCACGTatgaggagaaggagcagcagcttgtgagcgACTGTGTCAAGGAGCTCC GTGAGTCCAACAGCCAGATGGTGTCTCTGACAGATGACTTGTCTCAGAAGAACATGGAGCTGCTCAGACACCAGGAGGAGATCGCTCAGCTGCTCTCTCAGAtagtggagctgcagcacagagtgAAGGAG CTGGCGTTGGagaaagaggagctgaggatcCACCTGCAGGCCTCCAAAGAAGCTCAGAGACAGCTCACAGTAGAG CTGAACGAGTTGGCAGAGAGGAACGTCGAGTGCGTCGAGATGCTTCATGAGTCtcaggaggagatcagagatcTTCGCAATAAAAACACGCCCTCTACTGGAATGCGAAGGCACCTGTCTTACGGCCTCTACCCCATG gactcCCTTGCGGCAGAGATCGAGGGCACCATGAGGAGAGAGCTGAGTGTGGAGGAAGAAACTGCCTTCGAGGACCAAAG GGTATCCCAGAAGCGAGTCTTCCAAACAGTCCGCTCCGTCAACACCGTGGCATCGCGGCCAGCTTCAGCCACTCCTCCAATCCCTGGCTCAGGACAGAGCTCTCTGGTGATGACTGCACAGCCTTTCCAGTCCAATCAGGG GGAGGAGGTGCGTATGGGGCAGCCCGGCTCTCCTGGTGGAAACGACCTCACCAGAGCCCTCCACCGTCTGTCGCTGCGGCGACATAACTTCCTGTCTGAGCGTCAGTTCTTCCATGCAGAGCGCGAGAAGAAGCTGCAGTCCCTGGCAGGGGCGGAGGCAGACGTAGagggcagctgctgcagctcacagaCGGGCAGCATGCACTCTTCTTACTCCAACCTGTCAGAGCTCTCATTCAGCTCCTGTATTTTTAAGACCTTCCTCCCTGAGAAGCTTCAGATCGTCAAACCCATGGAAG GTTCACTGACGCTCCATCACTGGCAGCAGCTGGCCAAACCACACCTGGCCACCATCCTGGACCCCCACCCAGGCGTAGTGACGAAGGGTTTCCGGCCGCTGACTCAGGATGCTGTCTACCGCCTgtctgacatggaggaggatgaggaggacgaagagCACAGAGGGAAAAGCGTCCTTGAGAAGGGGGCGGCAGAGCGGTGTAAGgaagtggaggatgaggaggaagacgacgGTGGGATCACCTTCAAGGTGCGCTACACATCTACGCCTGAGGAGAGGAAGGGCAGAAAGCATTCGgtgtctcctcttcctgtcccaCCTCTCTCCCCCACTATGGTGACATCGCCCTCCTTGGTTCAGTCGAACATCTGTCTGACACCTGCACTTCATGTCACTGACACATCCAGCCATTCATCTCAGCCCATTCCAACAACCTCTACAGCAACGGTCCAATCACAGAGTCAGATCTGCACCTTAGTATCAACAACAGCATCTTGCTCTG TCCAAAATCCAGGAAAGTGTCAGAGCTCCACCTTCTCCACCTACACCTTCACGACCTGCCGCATCCTGCACCCCAGTGACGTCACACAGGTCACCCCAAG TTCGCAGTCGTCTATCATGGCCAACACTCCGAGCTCCATGAGGACAGGTCCCAGTACCCCTGTGACCCCCTGCAGGCTGAGCCTGGGTGACTCCTTCCCCCCTCGACGCCCCCCGGTGCCTACCTGCAGCCTGGCCAAGCTGGTCCTGGAGAGGGGCATTTCTGCACAAGTGTCCACTGACACCCCACCTTCATCGCCGAAAAGCACACATAGGCAGCCCCTCTTCCGTTTCCTCCCAATCACGCCAGCCAACTCCCCCTCCCACTCGCCTTCTCACTCTCCTGTGCCCTCAGAATCTCGCCAGCACCCCGCTGACAATTTCCTCGCCTCGCGACCGGCAGAGCTTTTTCTCCAGGACGTTTATGGGCTTAATCTTGGCCGCGCCCCTCATCCCGACCTACCGAGCCCCTCCCAGAACACCCCAGCCATCGTCCCTTCACGCCGAGCCAGGTCCGACCCAGTCAACGTAGGACTGGTGGAGAGGCTGCGGCGGCTGGGATTCACGAAGGTGCTCCACGGCTCTGAGTCCGACGCCTCAGTGCTCCGCCAGGATTCTTCCACTTTTGTGTCGGCGGGCGGAGGGAGCTTATTGGACGGCCTGAGGCGCAACCAAAGCCTCCCAGCCATGATTGGCGCCAGGGCTGGAAAGACAGCTGGTAACCCCAAACCTCCACTTCACCCAACCTCCCTGGCCCTCCCCCCACCACCATGGGGAAACCTTAAAGAGCGGCGTCGGCATCTCCCCTCCGTCTTTCACGTTCCATCAGGTTCAGCCAAGCGCTGA